A window of the Gossypium arboreum isolate Shixiya-1 chromosome 2, ASM2569848v2, whole genome shotgun sequence genome harbors these coding sequences:
- the LOC108484030 gene encoding phosphoserine phosphatase, chloroplastic-like has product MALKSSSLVIWISPDIEELVKKLKARNTDVYLISRGFRQMINPVASIIGIPQENIFANQLLFGSSGEFLGFDANEPTSRSEGKATAVQQIRKVKGYKALVMISGGATLEDFARH; this is encoded by the exons ATGGCTCTAAAGTCATCTTCTCTAGTCATTTG GATTTCGCCCGACATTGAAGAATTAGTCAAGAAGCTGAAGGCAAGGAATACTGATGTATATCTAATTTCCAGGGGCTTCCGCCAAATGATCAAT CCTGTTGCATCAATCATTGGAATTCCGCAAGAAAACATTTTTGCCAATCAGCTGCTCTTTGGAAGTTCTGGGGAGTTTTTGGGATTCGATGCTAATGAGCCCACTTCGAGGAGTGAAGGAAAAGCTACTGCTGTTCAACAAATAAGAAAG gttAAGGGATACAAGGCATTAGTCATGATTAGTGGTGGTGCTACTCTTGAG GATTTCGCCCGTCATTGA